The Punica granatum isolate Tunisia-2019 chromosome 4, ASM765513v2, whole genome shotgun sequence genome has a window encoding:
- the LOC116205368 gene encoding APO protein 1, chloroplastic-like produces the protein MFHTLPAPSSMIWNASRSCSCMGLIGNKKLLFSVRRPCNRGLKILNKQQQLSSWAVTGTFFCSNNRHRRNSSSVKKQVPQNVDLPQVLPKKKKKPYPIPLKKIQQAARMDKKLAQMGIEKPLEPPKNGLLVPELIPVVHEVLDAWKLLIKGLAQLLHVIPVYACSDCSEVHVAEAGHNIQDCLGTANAKRRSFHSWVRGSINDVLIPIESYHMYDPFGWRIKHETRFDYDRIPAVVELCIQAGADIPEYPSRRRTKPIRMIGKKVIDRGGFVEELRPWKSADSTTVVDLDTHEASRRLPPPALSEVPRISQETVEAYETVRSGVRKLMRKYTVKACGYCSEVHVGPWGHNAKLCGEFKHQWRDGKHGWQDATPDEVFPPNYVWHVRDPKGPPLKSSLKKFYGKAPAVIEVCMQAGARIPDKYKPMMRLDIIVPEDEEARLVA, from the exons ATGTTCCACACATTACCTGCACCTTCATCTATGATTTGGAATGCATCACGTAGTT GTTCTTGCATGGGTCTTATAGGGAACAAAAAGCTTCTTTTTTCAGTTCGAAGGCCATGTAATCGTGGATTGAAG ATTCTAAATAAGCAGCAGCAACTCTCAAGCTGGGCAGTGACGGGGACCTTCTTTTGTTCCAATAATAGGCATAGACGGAATTCATCATCTGTAAAGAAACAAGTACCACAGAATGTGGATCTTCCACAAGTACtaccaaagaaaaagaaaaaaccgtATCCCATTCCATTAAAGAAGATTCAACAGGCTGCAAGAATGGACAAGAAGCTTGCTCAGATGGGCATAGAAAAGCCCCTAGAACCTCCCAAAAATGGATTACTTGTACCAGAATTGATTCCGGTGGTTCATGAGGTACTCGATGCCTGGAAACTTTTGATCAAAGGCCTTGCACAGCTTTTGCACGTCATCCCTGTGTATGCTTGCAG TGATTGTTCGGAGGTTCACGTGGCTGAGGCTGGTCACAACATTCAAGACTGCCTCGGTACAGCTAATGCAAAAAGGCGGAGTTTCCATTCATGGGTCAGAGGATCCATCAATGATGTACTAATCCCAATCGAATCATATCATATGTATGATCCCTTTGGTTGGCGCATCAAGCACGAGACTCGTTTCGACTATGACCGGATCCCTGCGGTTGTGGAGCTCTGCATCCAGGCAGGGGCGGACATACCTGAATACCCCTCGCGACGAAGAACCAAACCCATCAGGATGATTGGGAAGAAAGTGATAGACCGTGGTGGGTTTGTGGAGGAGCTTAGGCCCTGGAAATCAGCAGACTCAACCACAGTGGTCGACCTTGATACACATGAGGCTTCCAGGCGCCTCCCACCCCCTGCACTGTCAGAAGTCCCGAGGATTTCACAGGAGACAGTCGAAGCGTATGAGACTGTGCGATCGGGTGTGAGGAAGCTGATGCGGAAGTACACGGTGAAAGCCTGTGGGTACTGCTCAGAGGTCCATGTGGGGCCATGGGGACACAATGCAAAGCTCTGTGGCGAGTTCAAGCATCAGTGGAGAGATGGGAAACATGGGTGGCAGGACGCGACACCTGATGAGGTCTTCCCACCGAACTATGTGTGGCACGTGCGGGACCCCAAGGGGCCTCCGCTTAAGAGCTCCCTTAAGAAGTTCTACGGTAAGGCACCAGCAGTGATTGAGGTTTGCATGCAAGCAGGGGCAAGAATCCCAGATAAGTACAAGCCCATGATGAGGCTCGACATCATAGTTCCAGAGGATGAAGAGGCACGCTTAGTTGCATGA